The window ctctgtttgcaaaaccacatgacccttcttcgaatagcaaactgcaaccagacagattgctggcaccacAATCAATTTCTTGagcctggccatctgttgttttaaaGACGATAGTCCATGTATTCCCCAGTCAGTCcaataacacctacttgtgaagtctccataggcactcttcaaagtttctgcttatgcatttttcatttcaaatgagatgtgaaATGTTAACATCTATTTGTGAACTGAGCTATACTAAAccttcttttaaaaacatttaaatataatATAAACCATATCAGTTATCTTGCATGAACAGAACCCTTACAAAACCCAGGGACTGATTGCAATTAACTATATTATGTAATTAATAATCCAGATATCTAAAGTCAATCAAACATCATTAGGTTCAGTTAATTATatcaatttgaaataaaaagttaaaatcaagagtgaaatttaaaaaaaaactaatgttgCAGAAGTTCTTGAGAGGATATCTGGTTTCCTCATCTGTTTTGTTCTATGTGACTCACAACAGCGTATTTGACTCTTAATTACTCTCCATAAAGGTTGAACAAACAGTTCAGTTCAACAGCAAATGGCATTTAATTCTGGCAGCTTCTATGATGCACTCATCCATGGATCAAAGCAGTTTATAGTCTTGCTTATGCTCAGCATAGATCGCAACCCAATCAAAAGATAACCACAGGTTTGGAAAACCAGTCTGAATAGTTTCAGAAAGTAGCTGTTCCACAAATTATGCTGGTCTGTCCAGGTCTTCCATTCCACAGCCTGGAACTTCCTCATGAGCTAAAAGCTTGCTTTGCACTGGTTTGAGTCACAAGCCACAGAacgtagaaacaggccctttggtccactacatccatgccaaccatccaGTGTCCACCTACAttcatcccatttaccagcactttgGTTCATAGCCTTTGGTGGCATAGCAATTTAAGTGCTCATCTAAGTACTTCAATGTTGTGAGGATACCCACCTCTGCCATCGTCTCAGGTgatgaaatcaaggatccaagCATCTGAGTGAAAACTATTCTTCCTCAAATCACTTCCTAACCTGTTTCCTCCAGATGTGGATACCTTTATTATGAGGTACATTTTCATACTCTCTACCTTGCCATTTTGTTCCCGCTTTCACCACTCATTCTATTCACTGTGAATAAATCACCCGGAAGTGGCTTTTCCGTAGGTATTCCTTGTATTCACCCAGGACCCCTCATCCTTCAGAATCCAAATCCTTCTGGAGGAATGATGGGCAGAATGACCTCATTCTGCACTCTACTATTCAATTATGTTAAGCACGCACCTCAACATAACATTACAAGTACAAATAGGAGGCCTTATTTATTTTGCAACTTATCAAGAGGCAACCGGAAATTAAATAACTGATTGACAACAAAGATAGCGGCAAATGCTGGAATGAATTGTATATCTGTTGTCTGGAGAATCACAGGAGTGAGAtatatcagctcattgagtggtaactcgcactcaatgttagcaaaactaaggaactgattgtggagttcaggaaggggaaaccaggagaacacaaaccagtcctcatcgagggtcagcagtggaaaggataaagaaagttaaattcctgggtgtcaacatctctgaagatctatcccggggccttcatgttgattcaatcagaaagaaggctcaccagaggctatactttgttaggagtttgaggagatttggtaggtcaccaaatttctatgtactgtggagagcattttgactgaTTACATCACTGTCTCGAATGGAGGTGACAATGcagaggacaggaaaaggctacaaggtgtgaactcagccagcgccatcatgggcagcagtcttcattccattaagaggcggtgtctctatactgccctcttcatactgctgccatcagcaaagaccCTGACGAACACCCAAtagtacaaaaacagtttcttcccctccaccatcaggtttctgaatgacaATGAACTACAtacaccacctcactttttctcatttgcactaatttattttttttataaatgtaatttatagcaatttttgcacctgcaatgctgccataaaacaatacATTTCGTGACAtgtcacgacaataaattctgtttctgatatCAGCAGCAAAGCTTAACATGGACAAAAAATACAAGTCATGGGTTTTCTTGAAGGAAACAAGACTGCACAAACTTGCATAATTTCAGTTCTTTCAACTCTAAAATGATTTCACTCTCCCATAGTCCAGTCAGAATACTTACTGTAAATTTCTCTTTTCACAAACATTGTCAACCATTAAtgaattttcttcttttcttgttACCAATCTGCCCACTACTCAAGCAGAGGTTATTTTTCCACCATCTTGTTCCCACTGGGTTCATCTCCTTTCCCCAGGCCCCGTATCGATAGATCGTACACTACTTCCTCTATCTTCTTCACATCATACTTTAGACCATCGTAACGCTTCCGCAGGGAGTCATTCTTCAGGTTGAGCAGACGGAATCCGGAATCCAACTCGTTGATGAAAGAGGAAATCCGGAGAGGCCGGGAGTAGTCACCTGCAGTGACGCTGTTTAGAGCTAGCCTTGACTGAGCCCAACAACCAGGAAAATTAATGGGAAATGGTGAgttacattgaacattacagcacactgcAGGCTCTTCAGACCATGATGTTgagctgacctatgtaaacctactccacaacaatctactccttccctccctcacacccataaacctctatttcTATTACATTCTTGTGCCTGTttgagtattttaaatgtccatattgtaccagcctccaccacggGCCCTGGCAATGCATATCAGGCATCCATCGCCCTcttaagtaaaaaaaaagtaactCCATCATCTCtcctaaaccttcctccattTGTCTTAAACAGATTTCTGGTATTTGCTGATATTgcctcaggaaaaaggtgctggctgttcactctATCTaagccctcatgattttatgtacTGCTACCCTGTATTAAGTCACCACTCATCGTttttgcttcaaagagaaaagttaaCCCTGCTTCATgtgacacgttctccaatccaggcagcattctgttaaatctctgcaccttctccaaagcatctagatccttcccataatgaggtgaccagaattgaacacaatactccaagcgtGAGTTATAACAGCCAGTTCCATGCTGGTTTTAATTTTCTCACTGTCCCTATGGTTAAGACCCTTCATATTTGGCACCCTCCCAACAATGTTCACCCTCTTTGCCCAATTCCCCATCCCAAAAGCCATTGAGGGTAGAGATCATGAAAGAGAAATGGTGGGAGAAAGGGAGCAATAGGAGAGGATGCAGCAGGAAGTTCAAGAGCAGAGAGAGGGGTTGCAACAGAAAAGCAAGAGAGGAGTGAGACGAGAAACATGGTGAGGAAGAGAACAGAGGGCTAGGGAAAATGGTCAGGGAATAGATGGAAAACATTGAAAGGAGAAACAAAGTGGAATGAACAGCAAAGTGAGAGAAAGGAACAACAGGAGAAGAGAGAACAAATATAAagggggaaatggggaaaagaaagGAACAGGGTGGGGCACAGAGGAGGAGAGGCATTCATCCTTTCAAGAAAGAACACCAACATGCATTGACATTACAAAGAAAAACCTCAAGGTGTTGTTCATTGTTACCAAACAAAGAATTAATGTTCAGCCCTATACCAGGGCAAGAAACCTAAAGCTGGGTTCAAAGCGGGTTGGATTAAGGACTGTCAGAGTTGGAGAGGTTTTGGGAGGAAAATTCACAGCCCAGAGGCTGGGGAGTTAAAGGTAGAAGAACTAGTGGTAAAACAATTAAATGCTCAAGATGACAGTACTGAATCAGCTCAAAGATCTTGAAAAGGGGCAAGGGGGCCATCGACTAAAGGAGATTACAGAGTGTCTGGGAACGTGATCTGGTCTAGATGGAAAATTGGCTGACAAATGGAAAAGAGGCTGTTGGCATAAGAGAGTTTtacaattttataaaaattacttGGAGTACAGACAGGTGggatggtcaaaaaggcttttgacaCGTTCTTCATCAGTCAGACTCAGAGTATTGAATATAAATCATGAGAGGTCATGTAACACAGgctccatttggagtattgtgttcagttttggtccctGTACTGCTGGAAAGATGTTGTAAAGCTGGAGAGGGTTTAGGGATTTACAAGGTGGATGAAAGGACTCAGGGGCCTGAGCTATAGAGAAGCTGAGCCAGGGCTCTATTCCTTGGAGTACAAGAGGATGAGGAGTAATCTCATGGAGATGTACAAAATctcaagaggaatagatcagtTGAATCAATGAAGTCTTTTGCCCAGCGTTAGGAAAtaggtaaccagaggacataagtttaaagtgagggggaagagatttaacGAACTGGAGaggaaatttttatatatatacgcacagagtgtggtggtgaatggaatgggctgccacagGATgtgattgaggcaggtactattgtttAAGAAAAACAAAGACAGACACCTTTATAAGATGTGCTTAGAGTGAGGATGGGTCAAACGTAGGCAGGTGCAACCAGTGTGAgtaggacattttggttggtgtgggccAAAACTGTATGACTATAACTCTAACTATTGAAATACCATTATGCCTGTCATTGAGTGGCAAAAAAGTGCACTCATGAGCAAGGCTTCATGCAGCAGCTTCAATCAGTCTTTGTGTGGCATTCCCATGAAGAGCTCTGTGCCTTACCAGTTCATTAGCTAGAATTAGCAGTCCTGATAGATAGTCCTCAATATCCAGATGGAAGCCTTTGTCTCGGTGCACTGCAACTGAATCCCAACCAGATACACGATTAGATGCAATATCTAATTATTAATTGTTTATCTTgaaaaacaaaaatctgcagacgctgtgattgtagtgacatcacagaaatgctggaggaactcaacaggtcttgtgACGTCCACAGGaggaaaaaatatataactgacatttatATATAAccatgataattggacatggatatttgtcagagggagggtgagatgggCCAGGGTGAGAGTTCACGTCGGAGGCTTGGTCCTGTAGGCTACCGGGGCTAGGGTGGGAGTTTGCATTTCTGAAGgccatccaattatcaccttttgtctattaatctgtgctcctccccttccctttctttccttctccccagccttttaattcatgtgcctgtctgctttttctcATGccttaaagggctcaggcccaaaacattggttatatacaagaatctttacctcctatgacaGATGGGCCTCATTAACCAagactgcaagacctgctgagtttctccagcatttctgagttttcaTTATCTATTTATTGTCAATTTAACAGACCATGTTAAGACATACAAAGTTATCTAAAAAGCACTGGATGGATAAAGAGAATCCCCTTCCATTTTGGATGTTTCTTTCACACAGATGATGGTTGGAATCAGGAGCCTGATAGTGTGGTAGAGGCAGAGACTCCCTTAAGATTTAAGAAATATCCAGATAAGCACAGTAATagatccttccagcccatgagcttgtgcccccccaagtacaccaattaaactacaattatcatatgttttgaagggagggaggaaactggagcagagaAAAcatatgcagacacaggaagaacgtacaaactccttacagacaaacccgggtcgctagcactgtaatagcattgtggcaTGTCACCCCTTTGATTTGCCTTGACAAAGAAGGTCACGAGCCAAATGTTAGTAAGTGGGATGACCATGGTATGTATTGACATGATAGGCCGAAGAGCCTGTGATTGTGCAGTTCGACTCCATAGGCACTTTACTCAGGTGAGAAGTTGGGAAACACTTTTTTGTGGAATCTTAGAACATTTATACAAGTTATAGGTTGTTATATTTTATTGGTGTTAGATCTTTGGTAGGGTGGTATAAGGAGCCAAGGTAGCGATATGGAGTTAATGATTGACAGCACAAGcccaaggggctgaatggcctcctcctcTTTGTACTTCAGCAATTAAAAAAGATCCACAACTTTCACATGAAGTGACAATAAGAGATAGAAGCAGTATGGAGGGAAgtttacgggggggggggggagggggttatagATGCATCATAAATTCATCACACACTCATTATCCACTTATCTGGTCCAATTCACATGGTCTGTATAACAGTGCAACTGGCAGTTGTAAAACCCAGCTTTACATCCTCATACAGCACTAAATAAGATATGATGAATTAATCCCTATTGTGAATAGGCTTGCCCTCTCAACTCAAATTGCCATGATCATAAAGAAAAACCATTGTCCCCTATCTCTATGTAACTCTGTATCCACACATAGACAGGGGGGTGATGGCTCCTAGTTAATTGCTCCCTCAAACAGTGCACCAGAGAATCGACTTtcacagaagcctgaggaaattttgcATGCCCCAGGGTCTCCCACCAACTTTTATAGATTCACCATTCAGAGTATCCTGTGAGGAAGCATACCAGGTTGTTACAAGAACTGCTCTTCCCAATTTTTAATTCACACTTACAGCAGATAATATAATACTAATCAATAAATAAGACAATGGTGTAGGGAGTAGTGTAATATTAGACAAATAGTGCAGGACATGAAGAAAAGTATAAAAACATAAGGAATAGTGTATAGTTATTAAAACAGTAAAGGGGTGTCATCTTTTGCTAGTGTGAGATCTATTCATGAGTCTAATAATTAGGAACAAAACTGTCCTTTCATCAGGAGATTTGTGCTCTCAAGCTGATGTGTCTTCTGCTTGATGGAAGGGGAAAAAGAAAAGTGTAACCCAAATGGGATGGATCCCTTAATATTTTTGCAGCTCTCCTGAGACATAGGGAGGTATAGAtgaagttgatggaggggagatcagtttgtgtgatggcctgagctctCTTTACCACTCTCTGCAGAATGAGACCCATCCCATTCGGGTTACActttcctcttcccccttccatcAATCAGAAGACACATCAGCTTGAGAACACAAACCTTTGGATGAAAGGACAGTTTTGTTCCTGATTATTAGACTCATGAATAGATCTCACACTagcaaaagatgatgccctttcACTGTTTTAATAACTATACTTTACACTATTCCCTATGTTTTTATACctttctctataccctgcactactTGACTAATATTATACTACTCCTTACACCATTATCTTATTTATTGATTAATATTATTATATTACCTGCTATACGAgtgaattaaaaaattataaaatttaatcatgcaacatggtaacagatccttcgggcccacaacacccccccccccccccccaccccaccaccaagtACACAGGATAACACAGAAAACCAAGCTTCTTACTGTATTTTTGTACATATAGCAATAAAGCAATTTATACATTCAATCAACAGACTGCCAACTTAAAGGAGGTGAGATGCCTTGCACGTGTTATTGGCACACCAGAAAAGCAACAGCAGAATTATGGCACAGTCGCTCAACATACTTCCCAGTATTCCTGCCACATCTTCCCGTGTCACCAGGGTTTCGGACTCCAAATAGACCACAAATGCAGCCAGGAAGATCAGGCGTTGCAGAACGAACCTCCAGTGCTCGTTGAACCTGGACAAAAAAATACTCAGCTTCAGAAACATGTTTTGGCCTCCCCTCAATCCATATCAATGTAGTGCTAACAAGCACCCAGAGAAAGATGAGGAATATGGATGTCTAGAGTTTGGATGCTGATCattgggactaggtagaatagtAGTTTGTGATAATAATAGAATAATAGTCTGGTATGGTCCTAAATATGGTCGTAGCCGAAGGGTGATAGTGGGAGCAAGCTctaactgctacacaaatgctcttcatggcgtgtgtctcaaacagcctctggcTGAACagcggagctgttctcactgacaggagaagggggcAAAGGCGAGCCATTGgagccttgaaaccagttgctctgtGCAGATGGGCCTCGTTAACTgcggatggtaactcatctaggtGAGGGAAAGCTTCACTTTCAAACctccgctgccttgtggctatacacactcacgggaaaggctttgggagtataCCCTGAGGAAAAATCAAGAGTCAGAGTCCTGAAGGTGGCTGAATGCTGAACCCAGCCCTGGCACAGaaactcctgtgatgctgctggcaccaaactgtatcgacttgcatcattcctttggacctgtcattggcatgatgggggggtggggtgggggggccacTGCATGAGCAACAGACgaatctccatatcaactctgccctggcttgtgGCCTGCAAAGGCCACTCCAGATTCACTTTAGGCACAGTACCCATGGCCAACCACTACCAATGGAGGCCACACACAGTCTGGTATACACCAGCtgggttgaaaggcctgtttctgtactgtagtgttctatagttttaTGATTTAAGATCTCTCCACAATAGTCTGAGACTTAATCTCACTTTTAAAAATAACTGGAAATGTGTAAGACTGGATCAGGAAAAagtgattaaattttaaatttaattctttttaaacttttaaaatttagacatacaggccatttcagcccatgagtctgtgccacccaattaacctacatcccgatatgttttgaatgatgggaggaaaccggagcccccagggaaaacccacagagacatggcaagaatgtacaaactccttacagacagcacgggattcgaaccccggtcccaatcactggcactgtaaaggcgttgtgctacaTCAACCGTGCCACCTTAATTAACTTTTGCaaaaagggctcagacctgaaatactggctatatatctttgtctcataTGGACACAGCAGGTCTTaccgagtttctccagaacttttatgTATTTAAAAACTGTTAAGTCAACACCTTTCAAGGAAGTGTTCTGATGTTCTCATGTAATCCAATTCTACATCACgttatggaggaactcagcaggtcagacagcatctgtgaaagTAAGGGTCTGTCTATTTTGGACTgatttaaaaacacaaagctgaagaatcacagcagatcaaacagtagcaaagataaagatacataaccaatgtttcaggcttaagcccttcataaaggtatgagcaaaatgtatgcaggtgcccaaacaaaaagaTTAGGGGATGGGTAGGATCACAGtcgcacaggcaggaggtaatagtggAAGTGGAGGGGGGTGGCAcatcagcaaacagggggaggggacaCATCTGCAAACAGTGGGAGggtggatggctctgtgaatttaGATTAGACTAATGCTGAGTTATATTATTAATTCTTGCATGTGGCCTTGTGGAGGAGTGCTGAGAGGGTTGCAGAAGCCCAAGGTCTGTGGGGGTGGGTCATATGATGTGTGCTGCCTGGCAACAACAGTCTAGCTGATCATTTCCACTAGCCCCTGAAAATCATGTGACTTACAAGAGTGAGGGGAGCCAAAACTGTGAACCATGCCCGAGGGGAGGGGGACATGTCTCTGTGATTGGTCCACAATATGGTGCAACATGTAGATGGACATGGCATAGCTTAACGCTGATAGAATACTACTTACCACCAAGGTGGGAACTATTTTGAGATTGGTTTATGTCAGATAGCATTGGAGTACACAAATCCATGCATTTGTACGTTCGGGGAGCTCTTTGATCCTCTACAGAGGTGACGGACCTCCCACAGGCCTATATATTGATCAAAGGAAATTGGCTGAAGAAAACGAGTCCGAGTCCTTCATTCCCTGAGGGAGTATACTGCTGATTGAGATCTCACTCCAGAACATTGACAAGGTATTGTTACCAATCATACACACACCAGTGGAGAGTCGACATTTCAAATCGAGACTCCATTTCAGGATTTTATCCCAAAATGTCGACCACCCCTCTGCCTTCAAAGCCTCGTGTCTCCACTTATCCTTGGCATTGTGTCCTATATTTACTTACAATTAACATCATTAAAACATTATTACATTGGTGCATTGGATCTTGTGGGTGAAAATTAGCCACTGCACTTCCTACAACAGTCACAGTATTTCATAGACTCTAGAGCAATTTTGGATATCAAAACAAATGCAGTTTTCTTTTCAAATCATTGTACATCTCCACTAAGGCACTCCTTAGAGAAGTCTAATATTTCAGTTCTGCTGCAAGGTCTTTAACCTAAGCGCTGATCTCTgtattttctcttaaatgttgctgATGGATAGACTATTCCTTTCTGTTTTTTCCTACGTCAGCCTTCATTTCCAATCCATGACTAACCTGTAGTATTGGCCTGCAGGGAACTTGGTTTTCAGTTCTGCTAGATGTGTCTTCACAGTGTCAAAATATTCTCGTGCTTTTTGGCACTTCTGTGGTACTACAAGATAAAAATAATCAATCGTTTAGattaatattaatttttattaataaggtTTCATCAGTTTAAAATGACAACGTTCGCTATCAATTCATCATtaaatctcctttcacagaaaagCACTGAcgaaccaaggccacccataaattagaggagcaacacctaatgttCTGTCTGGGTGCACACCAACCGGATGGCGttagcatcgacttctccagtttctgctcgtCCACtttccgttctccctctcttccttatccctctgtcttctttcctctagctctccatacccttctctctccattcagccACTCCCTCCCCAGTTTGCTGATGTGCTCTcattcccttatccatctattacctcctgcctgttggACTCCTCctgcctcttcccccctccccccccaaccattttgttcaggtgcctgcctaaattttcctcataccttgaggCAAAAGCATAAGTTCACAAtgttagttctgtatctttatctttgctatataaagtatactgtttaacctgcagagtttctccagtattgtgtttttacttcaatcacagtgtttgcagactttcatattttactcaaGTTCACTATCAAACTGACCCTTTCAaagagaaggtgggggagggggcttcTCCTGTACAACATTTAAATCTTAACCAACATTTACCAAAGCAATTAATCTGATAATTAATACAGAGTTCTTGCGAGACCCATAGAGTCTCTGCCCCTTTTCCTGAATTACTAACTCGACATTAAAAGTGCTGCTCCGACTGCTTTCTGAGGTTATATAACATCTATCTCACATGGAAgttgcagcacagaaatgggcctttCATCCCATTGGTCCAGATTGGCCTTTATGCCCTATGCAAGTCTTCTGCATCCATCTCTCACCAGCATAACCCTCCTTATTTTCTGTGCCAAAATAATGTTTCTTTAAATAAATTCATACCACATCTTAGATCAGTTATACAATAGAATCAGAATTATGGTCAtgtacaagtcatgaaattctgtgttttgtggcagcatcacagggcaaacatacagattataaccatcttacgacattactataaaaaataaaataaaacaataacaacatttatagtgcacaaaaagtaaggcagtgtctttagttcagtgattgttcagaaatctgatggcagtggggaagaagttgtttttatgCCGCTGAGTCTTTAGGCAtgtgtacctttttcccaattatagcagagcgaagagggcatggcctgggtggtgggagtctttgagg of the Narcine bancroftii isolate sNarBan1 chromosome 4, sNarBan1.hap1, whole genome shotgun sequence genome contains:
- the tsn gene encoding translin — encoded protein: MSVSELFGMVQASLAADQDIREEIRKVVQVLEQTAREILTLLQTVHQMSGFKEIPQKCQKAREYFDTVKTHLAELKTKFPAGQYYRFNEHWRFVLQRLIFLAAFVVYLESETLVTREDVAGILGIAVHRDKGFHLDIEDYLSGLLILANELSRLALNSVTAGDYSRPLRISSFINELDSGFRLLNLKNDSLRKRYDGLKYDVKKIEEVVYDLSIRGLGKGDEPSGNKMVEK